From the Candidatus Zixiibacteriota bacterium genome, one window contains:
- the rimI gene encoding ribosomal protein S18-alanine N-acetyltransferase gives MSFDDLDDVCRIENDTFTDAWPRSVFEDDIKSEMTYCPVARNASGELVGYACLMLFADEAHLTNIATSPQQRGNGIGTQMMDHLIEKAKATGCHAMFLDVRASNSAAISLYNKYRFSELYRRKLYYRNPPEDAVVMVLPLGERNSDG, from the coding sequence ATGAGTTTCGACGACCTTGATGATGTGTGCAGGATTGAGAATGATACATTCACCGATGCATGGCCGAGGTCGGTATTCGAGGATGACATCAAAAGCGAGATGACATACTGCCCGGTTGCCAGGAACGCGTCGGGAGAACTTGTGGGTTATGCCTGTCTGATGCTGTTTGCGGACGAAGCTCATCTGACGAACATCGCGACATCTCCGCAGCAGAGAGGCAATGGTATCGGAACGCAAATGATGGATCACTTGATCGAAAAGGCAAAGGCCACAGGCTGTCATGCGATGTTTCTCGATGTGCGAGCTTCCAATAGTGCGGCGATCAGCCTTTACAATAAGTACAGATTCTCTGAATTGTATCGACGGAAGTTGTATTACCGCAATCCACCGGAGGATGCAGTCGTGATGGTCCTCCCTTTAGGGGAAAGGAATTCCGATGGTTGA
- the tsaB gene encoding tRNA (adenosine(37)-N6)-threonylcarbamoyltransferase complex dimerization subunit type 1 TsaB, with the protein MDMNILAVDTSTTELGIGIVTGSGDEYAQRWKEIGHSEPLFPRIGFVLDRVDLGSGEIDLLAVVSGPGSFTGLRIGMAGLLGWGVSVGIPVQPVDTFAAMRASLVDVTYPLLVAIHSRGDEFYLQFYSSSGDAAEPYVGGVDSIVGQVSGDCLVCGSGAEKFVELAATVIRDRFRPAPLELRTPNLISVCREAERTFDGKANSDYDAEPYYMTLSQAEINFENNTSRDL; encoded by the coding sequence TTGGATATGAATATTCTGGCGGTAGATACTTCTACTACTGAGTTGGGTATCGGCATAGTCACCGGAAGTGGTGACGAGTATGCTCAGAGGTGGAAGGAGATCGGGCATTCTGAACCGCTGTTTCCCAGGATAGGATTCGTTTTGGATCGGGTCGATCTGGGGAGTGGGGAGATCGATCTACTTGCGGTTGTAAGCGGTCCCGGCTCATTCACCGGATTGAGAATCGGAATGGCGGGGCTTCTTGGGTGGGGGGTATCGGTTGGAATCCCGGTTCAACCAGTCGACACATTCGCTGCGATGAGGGCATCACTTGTGGATGTGACGTATCCGTTGCTTGTTGCAATTCACAGCAGAGGGGATGAGTTCTATCTGCAGTTTTATTCATCTTCAGGCGATGCGGCAGAGCCGTATGTGGGAGGGGTCGATTCAATTGTGGGACAAGTCTCCGGGGACTGTCTTGTCTGTGGATCAGGCGCCGAGAAATTTGTTGAACTGGCAGCCACGGTGATAAGAGATCGATTCAGACCTGCCCCACTTGAACTGCGCACGCCGAATCTGATCTCAGTCTGCCGCGAGGCAGAGAGGACGTTTGACGGCAAAGCGAACTCGGATTACGACGCAGAGCCATACTATATGACACTTTCACAGGCGGAAATCAATTTCGAGAACAATACAAGTAGAGATCTCTGA
- the tsaE gene encoding tRNA (adenosine(37)-N6)-threonylcarbamoyltransferase complex ATPase subunit type 1 TsaE, with protein sequence MTLDRVTSSPSETVKLGERLAKELAGGLVVGLVGELGAGKTVLIRGICRGLGYNGIVSSPTFSLMNIYSGDVQIYHFDWYRLDGPSDLDDLGFEEYASSKKGICLIEWADRISQAIPPEAILIHLEILSDHERRIYCPK encoded by the coding sequence GTGACACTCGATAGAGTCACAAGCAGTCCCTCAGAGACGGTGAAACTGGGGGAGAGGCTGGCAAAAGAGCTTGCAGGCGGTTTAGTGGTTGGTCTTGTAGGCGAACTCGGAGCAGGCAAGACTGTGCTCATCCGCGGGATTTGTCGAGGACTCGGTTACAACGGTATCGTAAGTTCTCCCACATTCAGTCTGATGAACATCTACTCCGGAGATGTCCAAATTTACCATTTCGACTGGTATAGACTCGATGGCCCCTCAGATCTGGATGATCTTGGTTTCGAGGAGTACGCATCCAGCAAGAAGGGAATCTGCCTGATCGAATGGGCTGACAGGATTAGTCAAGCGATTCCACCGGAGGCAATTCTCATCCATCTTGAAATTCTAAGTGACCATGAGCGAAGGATTTATTGTCCCAAGTGA
- a CDS encoding bifunctional response regulator/alkaline phosphatase family protein, translated as MNVRDVSRRILWVDDEIEQLQAHIIFLREKGFEVTPVSSGDDAIAIVGKEDFDLVLLDEMMPVRDGLSTLEEIKELRPNLPVVMVTKSEEEDLMEQAIGKKISDYLTKPVNPSQVLLVIKRLLDTKKIRGDHLTRDYVQSFNRMNQRLLDPMGWSDWIDAYRQMSTWELEISEFRDVGLAQTHSGQRKEWNAEFAKYIEKMYPRWLKSKERPDLSVDVVSQHVIPHLKQNRQVFFIVVDCMRLDQWMIIQPIIEEYFTVDLDFYCSILPTATPFSRNAIFLGEFPDKLHDLYPDLWGRGATEESSLNKHEPELMKLQLERKKIKLKGEPMYSKVLDAAEGDNLARKISTYQHTPLMSMVFNFVDILAHGRSESDILKELAPNETAFRSVMKSWFEHSSLFEILKYLSTIDCHVVVTTDHGSVIAGRASLVRGKREASTNLRYKYGDNLNCNQKEVIFVKDPATYRLPKFGISTTYIFAREDYYFVYPTQYHHYESKYADTFQHGGVSMDEMILPVATLKPRR; from the coding sequence ATGAATGTCAGGGACGTGAGCAGGCGGATACTTTGGGTCGATGACGAAATAGAACAGCTTCAGGCACACATCATATTTCTTCGAGAGAAGGGATTCGAAGTTACTCCTGTCTCATCTGGTGACGATGCTATCGCCATTGTTGGAAAAGAAGATTTCGATCTGGTGCTTCTCGATGAAATGATGCCGGTCAGGGATGGCCTCTCCACGCTCGAGGAAATCAAGGAACTGCGGCCCAACCTGCCGGTCGTAATGGTCACCAAGAGCGAAGAAGAGGATCTCATGGAGCAGGCAATCGGCAAGAAGATAAGCGACTATCTTACCAAGCCGGTGAATCCATCTCAAGTTCTTCTCGTAATCAAGCGCCTTCTCGACACGAAGAAGATTCGCGGGGATCATTTGACGAGGGACTATGTCCAGTCTTTCAACAGAATGAACCAGAGGCTTCTTGATCCGATGGGTTGGTCTGACTGGATCGATGCATATAGACAAATGTCGACATGGGAGCTGGAAATCAGCGAGTTCCGAGATGTGGGACTCGCACAGACGCATTCCGGTCAGCGAAAGGAATGGAACGCTGAATTCGCGAAGTATATAGAGAAGATGTATCCGAGATGGCTTAAGAGCAAAGAACGCCCCGATCTTTCGGTGGATGTAGTATCCCAGCACGTTATCCCGCACTTAAAGCAGAATCGGCAGGTGTTTTTCATTGTTGTGGACTGCATGCGCCTTGATCAGTGGATGATTATTCAGCCGATCATCGAGGAGTACTTCACCGTAGATCTCGATTTCTATTGCTCGATACTGCCGACTGCTACGCCATTCTCGCGAAATGCCATTTTCCTGGGGGAGTTCCCCGATAAGCTTCACGATCTCTATCCCGATTTATGGGGCAGAGGAGCTACAGAGGAATCCTCGCTCAACAAACACGAACCGGAACTCATGAAGCTTCAGCTTGAGAGAAAGAAGATCAAGCTTAAAGGCGAGCCGATGTACTCAAAGGTCCTCGATGCCGCCGAGGGAGACAATCTTGCACGAAAGATATCGACCTATCAGCATACTCCACTCATGTCGATGGTTTTCAACTTCGTCGATATTCTCGCTCACGGTCGATCCGAATCTGATATCCTCAAGGAGCTTGCTCCAAATGAGACGGCGTTCAGGTCGGTCATGAAATCCTGGTTTGAGCATTCATCCCTGTTCGAAATCCTCAAGTACCTTTCGACAATTGATTGCCATGTTGTAGTCACGACAGATCACGGCTCAGTGATCGCGGGGCGTGCAAGTCTGGTCCGGGGAAAGAGGGAGGCATCGACGAATCTGCGCTACAAGTACGGTGACAACCTTAATTGCAATCAAAAGGAAGTCATCTTTGTGAAGGACCCTGCAACATATCGCCTCCCTAAGTTCGGGATTTCGACCACGTACATTTTCGCGCGAGAAGACTACTACTTTGTCTATCCTACTCAGTACCATCATTATGAATCTAAGTATGCTGACACTTTCCAGCATGGTGGTGTATCGATGGATGAAATGATTCTTCCGGTTGCGACCCTCAAGCCGAGGCGGTGA
- a CDS encoding HAMP domain-containing histidine kinase, with protein sequence MRFYLARKLPAGYAAVPLPYKLFMLFGVIFIAIVFIYYTQLVVNQLKEKTRQDVELYVGLYQVALNDETSGIATNLIFERVISSVSFPIIFADADLEPQYWKELEGVPDGMAPDADSASLRKVRAVLADLAAQGRSVEIVSNNRLFYRMFYGDPKLVRQLQLMPFVEVSVIAIFILVGFMGFRNIKRSEQRNIWVGMAKETAHQLGTPLSGLLGWLELLRSRLPAEPNVGESEDLPTAEILSRMEADINRLERIANRFSLIGSTPALTSVDMDDILSDAVEYFRRRLPHSGNGLKILFERYSSRFVKVNRELISWVFENLIKNALEACDSVSGVVQIKSDICNNGKTVCIEVVDNGRGMSPAEVKKVFQPGYTSKKRGWGLGLTLAHRIVEEYHRGHIFVKDSSLGNGTTFRIELPLADDSNAES encoded by the coding sequence ATGAGGTTCTACCTTGCCAGAAAACTCCCCGCGGGTTATGCAGCAGTGCCGCTGCCGTACAAGCTGTTTATGCTGTTCGGTGTCATTTTCATAGCCATCGTCTTCATATACTACACACAGCTCGTTGTCAATCAGCTCAAAGAGAAAACGAGACAGGATGTAGAGCTTTATGTCGGCCTGTATCAGGTCGCGCTCAATGACGAAACTTCGGGTATCGCGACGAATCTCATTTTCGAGCGCGTAATTAGCTCGGTCAGTTTTCCCATAATATTCGCAGACGCAGACCTCGAGCCACAATACTGGAAAGAACTGGAAGGCGTTCCTGACGGAATGGCCCCTGATGCTGATAGCGCATCGCTCAGGAAAGTCAGGGCGGTGCTGGCTGATCTTGCTGCTCAGGGGAGGTCGGTGGAAATCGTGTCCAACAACAGGCTGTTTTATCGCATGTTCTACGGCGATCCTAAGCTTGTCAGGCAACTGCAGCTTATGCCTTTCGTCGAGGTCAGCGTAATTGCAATATTCATACTTGTCGGTTTCATGGGATTTCGCAACATCAAGCGCTCTGAACAACGGAACATCTGGGTCGGCATGGCAAAGGAAACGGCACATCAACTCGGGACTCCACTGTCGGGGCTTCTGGGATGGCTGGAACTTCTTCGATCAAGACTTCCTGCGGAACCGAATGTAGGCGAATCTGAGGACTTGCCGACTGCGGAAATACTTAGCAGGATGGAAGCCGATATAAACCGCCTGGAACGGATCGCGAATCGTTTCTCGCTGATCGGTTCCACTCCGGCTCTGACTAGCGTCGATATGGACGATATCCTGTCGGACGCAGTGGAGTACTTCAGACGGAGGCTTCCTCACAGCGGAAATGGACTCAAGATCTTATTTGAGAGATATAGCAGCAGGTTTGTGAAAGTCAACAGGGAGCTCATAAGCTGGGTGTTCGAGAATCTGATCAAGAACGCACTCGAAGCGTGCGACTCTGTCAGTGGCGTGGTTCAGATCAAATCTGATATATGCAATAACGGGAAGACCGTTTGTATCGAGGTTGTGGACAATGGTCGTGGGATGAGCCCCGCCGAAGTAAAGAAGGTGTTTCAACCGGGATATACCTCGAAGAAGCGTGGCTGGGGTCTTGGATTGACTCTGGCTCACAGAATTGTCGAGGAGTACCATCGAGGCCATATCTTCGTAAAGGACAGTTCGCTCGGCAATGGAACGACATTTAGAATTGAATTGCCGTTGGCAGATGACAGCAATGCAGAGTCATAA
- the serS gene encoding serine--tRNA ligase: MLDAKFIRENSDLVKEAVRNKNEKADVDAFLDLDQKRRELTTAVQELKELRNTVTEEIGRKKKSGEDASEAITRMRDVSKRVSEMDDSIRDVEEKLLQQRLWIPNVPHESVPIGPDESFNVDVRSWGEKPVFDFAPAPHWELGERLGLFDLQAGAKVSGSGFILFTGSGARLERALINFMLDMHTVKHGFTEVSPPFVATDESMTGTGQIPKLADDMYRVEDTNLYLIPTGEVPVTNIHRDDTIAGEDLPVKYVAYSPCFRKEAGAHGKDTRGLIRVHQFDKIEMVMFSRPDKSWDVLEDLVTYAEAVLQALELPYRVRTLATGDLSFAASKCYDLEVFAAGVDKYLEVSSCSNFTDFQARRANIRFKPKGGGKSLFVHTLNGSGLALPRTMIALVENHQTSKGTVRVPEALRPYLGGVEEIT; the protein is encoded by the coding sequence ATGCTCGACGCCAAATTCATACGCGAAAACAGCGATCTGGTAAAGGAAGCTGTCAGGAACAAGAATGAGAAGGCGGATGTCGACGCATTTCTTGATCTCGATCAGAAGAGAAGAGAGTTGACCACGGCAGTGCAGGAGCTTAAGGAGCTACGTAACACTGTCACCGAGGAGATCGGCAGGAAGAAGAAGTCCGGTGAAGATGCATCCGAAGCAATCACAAGGATGCGAGATGTTTCGAAGCGTGTCTCTGAGATGGATGATTCGATTCGTGATGTCGAAGAGAAGTTGCTTCAGCAACGTCTCTGGATACCCAATGTACCACATGAGTCAGTGCCGATAGGTCCCGATGAATCGTTCAACGTCGATGTTCGCTCGTGGGGTGAGAAACCGGTCTTTGACTTCGCTCCGGCGCCACACTGGGAATTGGGTGAGAGGCTCGGCCTGTTCGATCTGCAGGCGGGTGCCAAAGTGAGCGGTTCCGGGTTCATTCTCTTCACCGGTTCAGGAGCTCGTCTGGAGCGCGCGCTGATCAATTTCATGCTCGACATGCACACCGTAAAGCACGGATTTACCGAAGTCTCTCCGCCGTTTGTCGCCACTGATGAATCGATGACCGGCACCGGTCAGATTCCGAAGCTTGCGGATGATATGTATCGAGTAGAGGATACCAATCTTTATCTCATTCCCACCGGCGAAGTCCCCGTCACGAATATCCATCGTGACGACACAATCGCGGGAGAGGACTTGCCTGTGAAGTATGTCGCATATTCGCCGTGCTTTCGCAAGGAGGCAGGCGCTCACGGCAAGGATACACGCGGGCTGATACGTGTCCATCAGTTTGACAAGATCGAGATGGTGATGTTCTCCCGCCCTGATAAGTCGTGGGATGTTCTTGAGGATCTGGTCACATACGCCGAGGCAGTCCTTCAGGCGCTTGAGCTGCCCTACCGTGTGAGAACACTTGCTACAGGTGACCTTTCGTTTGCGGCATCGAAATGTTATGATCTTGAGGTCTTCGCCGCAGGTGTCGATAAATATCTTGAAGTGTCGTCCTGTTCGAATTTCACTGATTTTCAGGCGCGCCGGGCAAATATCAGATTCAAACCCAAAGGCGGTGGGAAGTCACTTTTTGTGCACACGCTAAACGGATCGGGGCTGGCACTTCCGAGGACAATGATCGCACTTGTCGAGAACCATCAGACCAGCAAGGGAACAGTCAGAGTCCCCGAGGCCCTCCGACCGTATCTCGGAGGAGTAGAAGAGATTACTTGA